Genomic segment of Streptomyces alboniger:
TGCGCCCCACTCAGGGTGCCGAGGTGGCCATCGCGCTGGCCGTCACCACACTGCGCAAGGCCCTCGCCCCCCACTGACCCCGAGCGGTGGGCCTGGACCAGGCGCCGCCGACACGGGCGAATCCGGTGCCCGGCCCGCCACGGCGCCCGCCCCCAGCCCGAGGAGACCGCGTGGCCACCAGCGACACCATTCCCGAGGGGCCCGACGCCCCGATCCGGCCGCCCGGCGGCCGGCACCACGAGCCCGACTTGCGCGCCATGACGCGCATCACCCTGCGGCCCATCGCCTCGCCGATGCCGCTCGGCTTCTACGCCGTTGCGATCGCCTCGATCATCGTCGGCTGCTTCCAGCTCGGCCTGTTCGAGGACGGTGCCCAGCGCGCCGTCGCGCTCGCGATCCTGCCTGCCTTCTTCCTCCAACTCCTGGTCGGCTTACTTGCGTTCGGCGCCAGGGACGTCCTGGCGGCCACCCTGATGGCCTGCTTCTCCGGGATGTGGCTGGCCAGTTCACTGGTTCTTGCCATCGAACCGACTGGCGGTGCACAGGTGTTGGGCGTGCTGAACCTCTGCTTCGCCCTGTTCGCCCTGATGATGGCGAGCGT
This window contains:
- a CDS encoding GPR1/FUN34/YaaH family transporter, whose protein sequence is MATSDTIPEGPDAPIRPPGGRHHEPDLRAMTRITLRPIASPMPLGFYAVAIASIIVGCFQLGLFEDGAQRAVALAILPAFFLQLLVGLLAFGARDVLAATLMACFSGMWLASSLVLAIEPTGGAQVLGVLNLCFALFALMMASVAMPKRALWLVLCTAVPRFTVASAASLTGVHWIATVSGALGLLLAAVAMYAAFALMLEDMRGQEVLPLGRSGPAHQAVHGDLTVQLRNLERHAGVRRTL